A single Gemmatimonadales bacterium DNA region contains:
- the tkt gene encoding transketolase produces the protein MSVRCRVFPGGGKEPDLKTDVSPPGVARDAAPGAAPDSAVNPWVGIDAIRALAMDAVEQAQSGHPGTPMALAPLAYTLWTRFLTYNPQDPAWPDRDRFLLSAGHASMLQYSLLHLAGYELTLDDIRGFRQWSSRTPGHPERGHTPGVETTTGPLGQGVGNAVGMAMAERLLAQRFNRPGHEVVNHRVWAIASDGDMMEGVASESASLAGHLKLAKLTIIYDDNHITIDGDTALAFSEDVGRRFEAYDWRVLRVDDANDLAAISRAFEAARAESQRPTLIILRSIIADPAPTKRNTAEAHGAPLGAEEIRRTKEIMGWPVEPPFSVPPEAYEGFRGARARGERAEAAWRERLAEYTAEFPDDAAEFKRRLAGELPPGWDRELPTFGANERPMATRKASALVLPVVSRALPELVGGSADLGGSTGVTLKEGGTFGPSGPGRVVHWGVREHGMGAVMNGMAAHGGVRPFGSTFLIFTDYMKPAIRLASLMRLPVIYIGTHDSIGLGEDGPTHQPVEQLAMLRAIPGMTVVRPADATETVEAWRVAVEHRNGPVLLVLTRQNVPVLDRTKYAPAGGVGRGGYVLWDPPGGKAGAVPDAILIATGSEVHIALAASDRLLAGGIRARVVSLPSWELFDGQPAEYRESVLPAGVRARVGIEAASPFGWRKYLTDAGVMLAMPGFGASAPAERLFQEFKLTPEYAAATVRQLLGRSDER, from the coding sequence GTGAGTGTCCGCTGCCGCGTTTTCCCCGGCGGCGGAAAGGAGCCGGATCTGAAGACCGACGTTTCTCCTCCCGGCGTGGCCCGGGACGCGGCGCCCGGCGCCGCTCCCGATTCCGCCGTCAATCCCTGGGTTGGCATCGACGCCATCCGCGCGCTTGCGATGGACGCGGTCGAACAGGCGCAGTCCGGACATCCGGGGACGCCGATGGCGCTCGCGCCGCTGGCGTACACGCTCTGGACCCGGTTCCTCACCTACAATCCGCAGGACCCCGCTTGGCCCGATCGCGACCGTTTCCTGCTCTCGGCGGGACACGCGTCGATGCTGCAGTACTCGCTGCTGCATCTCGCGGGGTACGAGCTCACGTTGGACGACATCCGCGGCTTCCGCCAGTGGAGCTCGCGCACGCCGGGCCATCCCGAGCGTGGGCACACGCCGGGCGTCGAGACCACCACGGGACCGCTGGGCCAGGGCGTCGGCAACGCGGTCGGCATGGCAATGGCCGAGCGGCTTCTGGCCCAGCGGTTCAATCGGCCGGGGCACGAGGTCGTGAACCACCGGGTGTGGGCCATCGCGAGCGACGGCGACATGATGGAGGGCGTGGCGAGTGAGTCCGCGTCCCTCGCCGGCCATCTCAAGCTCGCCAAGCTCACCATCATTTACGACGACAACCACATCACGATCGACGGCGACACGGCGCTCGCCTTCTCCGAGGACGTGGGGCGCCGGTTCGAGGCGTATGACTGGCGCGTCCTGCGGGTGGACGATGCAAACGATCTCGCCGCCATTTCCCGCGCGTTCGAGGCGGCGCGCGCCGAGAGCCAGCGCCCCACCCTCATCATCCTGCGCAGCATCATCGCCGATCCCGCACCGACCAAGCGGAACACCGCCGAGGCGCACGGCGCACCCCTCGGGGCGGAGGAGATCCGCCGCACCAAGGAGATCATGGGCTGGCCGGTCGAGCCGCCGTTCTCCGTGCCGCCAGAGGCGTACGAGGGATTCCGCGGCGCGCGAGCACGGGGTGAGCGGGCCGAGGCCGCATGGCGTGAGCGGCTGGCCGAGTACACCGCCGAGTTTCCGGACGACGCCGCGGAATTCAAGCGCCGCCTCGCTGGCGAGCTGCCGCCGGGCTGGGATCGAGAGCTGCCGACGTTCGGTGCGAACGAGCGCCCGATGGCCACACGCAAGGCGTCGGCGCTGGTGCTGCCGGTCGTCTCGCGCGCCCTGCCCGAGTTGGTGGGCGGCTCCGCCGATCTGGGCGGCAGCACCGGTGTCACACTGAAGGAAGGTGGAACGTTCGGTCCGTCGGGCCCCGGCCGCGTCGTGCACTGGGGCGTGCGCGAGCACGGCATGGGTGCCGTGATGAACGGGATGGCGGCGCACGGCGGTGTCAGGCCGTTCGGCAGCACGTTCCTCATCTTCACCGATTACATGAAGCCGGCCATCCGGCTCGCGTCGCTCATGCGGCTGCCGGTGATCTACATCGGCACCCACGACTCGATCGGCCTCGGCGAGGACGGACCGACCCACCAGCCCGTCGAGCAGCTCGCGATGCTGCGCGCCATTCCGGGCATGACGGTCGTCCGCCCCGCCGACGCGACCGAGACGGTCGAGGCGTGGCGCGTGGCCGTCGAGCACCGGAACGGGCCGGTGCTGCTGGTGCTCACGCGGCAGAACGTGCCGGTGCTCGACCGCACGAAGTACGCGCCGGCCGGGGGCGTGGGCCGCGGCGGGTACGTGCTCTGGGATCCGCCCGGCGGCAAGGCGGGTGCCGTGCCCGACGCAATTCTCATCGCAACCGGCTCCGAGGTGCACATCGCACTCGCGGCGTCGGACCGGCTGTTGGCCGGCGGCATTCGCGCACGAGTCGTGTCGCTCCCCTCGTGGGAACTGTTCGACGGGCAGCCCGCGGAATACCGCGAGTCGGTGCTGCCGGCCGGGGTGCGCGCACGGGTCGGCATCGAGGCTGCGTCGCCGTTCGGCTGGCGCAAGTACCTCACTGACGCGGGCGTGATGCTCGCGATGCCCGGCTTCGGCGCCTCGGCGCCGGCCGAGCGCCTGTTCCAGGAATTCAAGCTGACGCCGGAGTACGCGGCGGCGACGGTGCGACAGCTTCTCGGACGGAGTGACGAGCGATGA
- the tal gene encoding transaldolase — MSGNPLVRLGALGQSPWYDFITRDLVTSGELARLIAEDGLLGMTTNPTIFEKAILGSDHYDDDIRRGAAEGKSPAEIFEALAVADVRAACELFRPAYQRADGQDGLVSIEVSPGMARDTEGTVAEAHRLWQSVDHPNVMIKIPGTREGLPAITRCIADGVNINITLLFSVERYREVIGAFEAGLEVRRKLGLSLDRIASVASFFVSRVDTKVDPMLDKAGDPAGLRGTIAIANACVAYRTFEGALADKRWELLAAHGAHVQRPLWASTSTKDPRYGDLHYIEPLVAPRTVDTMPPETFAAYKDHGKPEVRIQAGIAEADARLEALASLGIDIGQVAAELEDEGVRKFAASYASLLGAIETKLEALAVR, encoded by the coding sequence ATGAGCGGCAACCCCCTGGTGCGGCTAGGCGCGCTCGGCCAGAGCCCCTGGTACGACTTCATCACCCGCGATCTCGTGACGTCGGGCGAGCTGGCCCGCCTCATCGCCGAGGACGGTCTCCTCGGCATGACGACCAACCCGACGATCTTCGAGAAGGCGATTCTCGGCAGCGATCACTACGATGACGACATCCGCCGCGGCGCCGCCGAGGGTAAATCGCCGGCCGAGATCTTCGAGGCGCTCGCGGTGGCGGACGTGCGCGCGGCGTGCGAGCTGTTCCGGCCGGCCTACCAGCGTGCGGACGGCCAGGACGGCCTCGTTTCGATCGAGGTCTCGCCCGGGATGGCCAGGGACACCGAAGGCACCGTGGCCGAGGCGCACCGGCTCTGGCAGTCGGTGGACCATCCCAACGTGATGATCAAGATCCCCGGTACGCGGGAGGGGCTGCCGGCCATCACGCGCTGCATCGCCGACGGCGTCAACATCAATATCACGCTGCTCTTCTCGGTGGAGCGCTACCGCGAGGTAATCGGCGCGTTCGAGGCGGGACTCGAGGTGAGGCGCAAGCTCGGCTTGAGCCTCGATCGCATCGCATCGGTGGCGAGCTTCTTCGTAAGCCGGGTGGACACCAAGGTCGACCCGATGCTGGACAAGGCGGGCGACCCCGCCGGCCTCCGCGGCACTATCGCCATCGCCAACGCGTGCGTGGCGTACCGCACCTTCGAGGGGGCGCTGGCCGACAAACGGTGGGAGCTGCTCGCGGCGCACGGCGCGCACGTGCAGCGGCCGCTCTGGGCTTCGACCAGCACCAAGGACCCGCGCTACGGCGACCTGCACTACATCGAGCCGCTGGTGGCACCACGCACCGTCGACACCATGCCGCCCGAGACGTTTGCCGCGTACAAGGACCATGGCAAACCGGAGGTGCGGATCCAGGCCGGCATTGCCGAGGCGGACGCGCGGCTCGAGGCGCTTGCCAGCCTCGGGATCGACATCGGCCAGGTGGCGGCGGAGCTCGAAGACGAAGGCGTGCGGAAGTTCGCCGCGTCGTACGCGTCGCTGCTCGGGGCCATCGAAACCAAGCTCGAAGCGCTGGCGGTCCGCTGA
- a CDS encoding cation:dicarboxylase symporter family transporter → MAGVPRSSLVVLSGVLPSFGLPIEAVAMILGVDALMDMARTTVNVVGNCLASAVAGRWEGELGAPVMQPAPAYAGVGAACDVGAVGAVASERNAG, encoded by the coding sequence GTGGCCGGTGTGCCGCGCTCCTCGCTCGTGGTGCTCTCGGGCGTGCTGCCGAGCTTCGGGCTGCCGATCGAGGCGGTGGCGATGATCCTTGGCGTCGATGCGCTGATGGACATGGCGCGCACCACGGTCAACGTGGTCGGCAACTGTCTCGCGAGCGCGGTGGCGGGGCGGTGGGAAGGCGAGCTGGGGGCGCCCGTGATGCAGCCGGCGCCGGCCTATGCGGGCGTCGGCGCGGCGTGCGACGTGGGCGCGGTGGGCGCGGTGGCGAGCGAGCGCAACGCGGGCTGA
- a CDS encoding class I SAM-dependent methyltransferase — MLNGLKQMVRTARFPGSRDYWETRYARGGNSGAGSFGKFAEFKAEVINAFVRRHGVRSVIELGCGDGAQLALAEYPSYVGVDVSPTAVERCGQRFAGDPTKRFVVAEPPSAPSLDGASLSADLALSLDVIYHLVEDAVFERYMAQLFACATRFVIIYSSDGDGGPATSPHVRHRPVTRWVRERIRDWVLLEHVPNRYPFAGDHEAGSFADFFIYHRLGDPEA, encoded by the coding sequence ATGCTCAACGGCCTGAAGCAGATGGTGAGGACCGCGCGCTTTCCCGGCTCGCGCGACTACTGGGAGACGCGCTACGCCAGGGGCGGCAACTCCGGCGCCGGCTCGTTCGGCAAGTTCGCCGAGTTCAAGGCGGAAGTGATCAACGCCTTCGTGCGCCGGCACGGCGTACGCTCGGTGATCGAGCTCGGCTGCGGCGACGGCGCCCAGCTCGCGCTGGCCGAGTATCCCTCGTACGTGGGCGTCGATGTGTCTCCCACGGCGGTGGAGCGGTGCGGGCAGCGGTTCGCCGGAGACCCGACGAAGCGATTCGTCGTTGCGGAACCGCCGTCCGCGCCAAGCCTCGACGGCGCCTCCCTCTCCGCCGACCTCGCGCTCTCGCTCGATGTGATCTACCACCTGGTGGAGGATGCCGTGTTCGAGCGGTACATGGCGCAGCTCTTCGCGTGCGCCACGCGGTTCGTGATCATCTACTCGAGCGACGGCGATGGCGGGCCGGCCACGTCGCCGCACGTGCGGCATCGGCCCGTGACGCGCTGGGTACGCGAGAGAATCCGCGACTGGGTGCTGCTGGAGCACGTGCCGAACCGCTACCCCTTCGCGGGAGATCACGAGGCCGGCTCGTTCGCGGACTTCTTCATCTACCACCGCCTGGGCGATCCCGAGGCGTGA
- a CDS encoding endo-1,4-beta-xylanase → MKRREFLPALGGLLAAGYRAGPFLSEHARARLAPAASANAAPADAALASATLAERARARGLVYGAASTWAYLSKDAPFAARFAAECGMLVPETELEWNRCHPEPDHYDFRWADWLADFATARHLLLRGHALLYDETQPAWVAEGPSESTVADTVRRHIGTVAGRYAGRMHSWDVVNEIIDPNAKRPDGLKPVPLLQCLGPDYIALAFHAAAAADPAALLCWNDNNLEYDVAWQAARRDVVLTLLQHYIGRGAPIQALGIQSHLRFHDTRFDAKAFRDFLAGVAGLGLKIIVSELDVFDADLPDDAVVRDRAVAAAIDEYLPVVLDERAVVGVVTWGLSDRYTWLNTTRPRARGGGARSLPLDAALAPTAAYAAIGRAFDGAPRRT, encoded by the coding sequence GTGAAGCGCCGGGAGTTCCTTCCGGCGCTGGGCGGCCTGCTCGCGGCGGGCTATCGCGCGGGGCCGTTTTTGTCGGAACATGCGCGCGCGAGGCTCGCGCCAGCGGCCTCAGCCAACGCGGCGCCGGCAGACGCCGCGCTCGCCTCAGCGACGCTCGCCGAGCGTGCGCGGGCGAGGGGCCTCGTCTACGGCGCCGCGAGCACGTGGGCCTACCTCAGCAAGGACGCGCCGTTCGCGGCAAGGTTCGCGGCGGAGTGCGGCATGCTCGTGCCGGAGACCGAGCTCGAGTGGAACCGGTGTCATCCCGAGCCGGATCACTACGATTTCCGCTGGGCCGACTGGCTCGCGGACTTTGCCACTGCCCGGCACCTGCTGCTGCGCGGGCACGCGCTGCTCTACGACGAGACGCAGCCCGCCTGGGTCGCGGAGGGACCGAGCGAGAGCACGGTCGCGGATACCGTGCGGCGCCACATCGGCACCGTGGCGGGGCGGTATGCGGGCCGGATGCACTCGTGGGACGTGGTGAACGAGATCATCGATCCCAACGCGAAGCGTCCCGACGGACTCAAGCCGGTGCCGCTGCTCCAATGCCTGGGCCCCGACTACATCGCGCTCGCCTTTCACGCTGCGGCAGCCGCCGACCCTGCGGCGCTGCTCTGCTGGAACGACAACAACTTGGAGTACGACGTGGCGTGGCAGGCTGCGCGCCGCGACGTGGTGCTGACACTGCTCCAGCACTACATCGGGCGCGGCGCACCGATCCAGGCGCTCGGCATCCAGTCCCACCTCCGCTTCCACGACACGCGCTTCGATGCGAAGGCCTTCCGTGACTTTCTCGCAGGCGTCGCGGGCCTCGGCCTCAAGATCATCGTCTCCGAGCTGGACGTCTTCGACGCCGACCTGCCGGATGATGCGGTGGTGCGCGACCGCGCCGTTGCCGCCGCCATCGACGAGTACCTGCCGGTGGTGCTGGACGAGCGCGCCGTGGTCGGCGTCGTCACCTGGGGCCTGAGCGACCGCTACACCTGGCTCAACACCACTCGGCCGCGCGCGCGGGGAGGCGGTGCCCGCTCATTGCCGCTCGACGCCGCGCTCGCGCCCACCGCCGCCTACGCGGCGATCGGGCGCGCGTTCGACGGCGCGCCGCGCCGAACCTGA
- a CDS encoding O-antigen ligase family protein, translating to MVFHDAIGYLGDVPGVALDAAPAAAQLAAEGAAGRRRWWRSHWFHSVLYFALFYVLAPYDILKSLSLENGHTLDVREAVDRYAEANPVRNLVILALGIWAMVSLMQPSANRLRIRGFMGLAIVGFLCWAMASPLWGEDPLTTGRRVVGLVFLCLAALAMARQCEGDGLLQFVIFSLGLFAVSGIAAELAIGSFHPLDPSYRFAGLVHPNAMGGDCALLSLASLVYARRRAEKPLAYVLIAAIAVVLLVLTKSRTALLAWLAGVACGAVLLSDRRTRGFLVLGILATVTTVLAFDHELYWVLSGALALGRTDSGASDIGSFTGRSDIWAQLWGYVMQRPLTGYGYNSFWSPNRLLDVALAQGFASPSAHSGLLEVTLSLGLVGGGIFAVVLLSGVVRALGEYARRGLAESAFVAAALVTLCVNITTESIVLHPTIGSFIWMIMLARLGFVEEPGGARAEAR from the coding sequence ATGGTCTTCCACGACGCGATAGGCTACCTCGGCGATGTGCCGGGCGTGGCGCTCGACGCGGCGCCGGCCGCCGCGCAGTTGGCCGCGGAGGGCGCTGCCGGGCGCCGTCGCTGGTGGCGCTCGCATTGGTTCCATTCGGTGCTCTACTTCGCGCTCTTCTACGTGCTCGCACCGTACGACATCCTGAAGAGTCTCTCGCTCGAAAACGGCCACACGCTCGACGTGCGCGAGGCGGTCGATCGCTACGCCGAGGCCAACCCCGTCCGCAATCTCGTGATCCTGGCGCTCGGCATTTGGGCGATGGTGAGCCTCATGCAGCCGAGCGCCAACCGCCTCCGCATCCGCGGGTTCATGGGCCTCGCCATCGTCGGCTTCCTCTGCTGGGCGATGGCGAGCCCGCTCTGGGGCGAGGACCCGCTCACGACCGGGCGCCGCGTGGTGGGCCTCGTCTTTCTCTGCCTCGCCGCGCTCGCCATGGCGCGCCAGTGCGAGGGCGACGGATTGCTCCAGTTCGTGATCTTCTCGCTGGGGCTGTTCGCGGTGAGCGGAATCGCAGCCGAGCTCGCGATCGGCTCGTTCCATCCGCTGGACCCGAGCTATCGCTTTGCGGGGCTGGTGCACCCGAACGCGATGGGCGGCGACTGCGCGCTCCTCTCGCTGGCATCGCTGGTGTACGCCCGGCGGCGTGCCGAAAAGCCGCTGGCCTACGTGCTCATCGCCGCAATTGCGGTCGTGCTCCTCGTCCTCACCAAGTCGCGCACGGCGCTCCTGGCCTGGCTCGCCGGCGTCGCATGCGGCGCCGTGCTGCTGTCGGATCGGCGGACGCGCGGCTTCCTCGTGCTCGGCATCCTGGCGACGGTGACGACGGTGTTGGCTTTCGATCACGAGCTGTATTGGGTGCTGAGCGGCGCGCTCGCGCTTGGCCGCACCGATTCGGGCGCGTCGGACATCGGAAGCTTTACCGGCCGGTCCGACATCTGGGCGCAGCTCTGGGGCTACGTGATGCAGCGTCCGCTCACCGGGTACGGTTACAACAGCTTCTGGTCGCCCAACCGATTGCTGGATGTGGCGCTCGCGCAGGGCTTCGCGTCGCCCAGCGCGCACTCGGGGCTGCTCGAGGTGACGCTGAGCCTGGGGCTCGTGGGCGGCGGCATCTTCGCGGTGGTGCTGCTCAGCGGCGTCGTGCGGGCGCTCGGCGAGTACGCCCGGCGCGGGCTAGCGGAGTCCGCCTTCGTCGCGGCCGCCCTGGTGACGCTCTGCGTCAACATCACGACGGAAAGCATCGTGCTGCATCCCACGATCGGCAGTTTCATCTGGATGATCATGCTGGCGCGGCTCGGCTTCGTGGAGGAGCCCGGCGGCGCGCGGGCGGAGGCCCGGTGA
- a CDS encoding glycosyltransferase, producing the protein MNGPLFSIVCAVHDQAKYIDAMVVSVEHQRFDAYELIVVDDGSTDGTPERLRHAAERWAAARRNRFEILRIPNCGQSAALEHGFARACGRYVALLDGDDVFHPWKLGRLRAAILTDPTAGMLVHPLDVLDEQGTRTGEMRPRGARMLHGDLRAQVRRDARIAVPGTSAITIRADVLRAILPMPTREFRTMADAYLPLAASLVAPVHVIDQPLAGYRMHDAGAHLASLRAPDGLERWLAIQRRIAGHLGLEDAMARNVTFARNAFALAKLTESWPAGLARYPHLARLTLADVAMPPMRRLPLLAAWTAMACAPRPLFARLWARYLTEAAGWSSTTR; encoded by the coding sequence ATGAACGGGCCGCTCTTCTCCATTGTGTGCGCCGTCCACGACCAGGCGAAGTACATCGATGCGATGGTCGTGTCGGTGGAGCACCAGCGTTTTGACGCATATGAGCTGATCGTGGTGGACGACGGCTCGACCGACGGCACGCCCGAGCGCCTGCGCCACGCGGCCGAGCGTTGGGCGGCCGCGCGGCGCAATCGCTTCGAGATCCTCCGGATCCCGAACTGCGGGCAAAGCGCCGCGCTGGAGCATGGGTTTGCCCGGGCGTGCGGGCGCTACGTTGCGCTGCTCGACGGCGACGACGTCTTCCACCCCTGGAAGCTGGGCCGCCTGCGCGCCGCCATCCTCACCGACCCCACGGCGGGGATGCTGGTTCACCCCCTCGACGTCCTCGACGAGCAGGGCACCCGCACCGGCGAAATGCGTCCCCGCGGGGCGCGCATGCTCCATGGCGATCTGCGCGCGCAGGTGCGGCGCGACGCGCGGATCGCGGTGCCCGGCACCTCGGCCATCACGATCCGCGCCGACGTGCTCCGCGCCATCCTGCCGATGCCCACGCGCGAATTCCGCACGATGGCCGACGCGTACCTGCCGCTCGCCGCAAGCCTCGTGGCGCCGGTGCATGTGATCGACCAGCCGCTCGCGGGCTACCGGATGCACGATGCAGGTGCGCATCTCGCCTCGCTCCGCGCGCCCGACGGGCTCGAGCGCTGGCTCGCCATCCAGCGCCGGATCGCCGGGCACCTGGGGCTCGAGGACGCAATGGCGCGGAACGTTACCTTCGCGCGGAACGCCTTCGCGCTCGCCAAGCTCACCGAAAGCTGGCCCGCCGGGCTCGCGCGCTATCCGCACCTCGCGCGCCTCACATTGGCCGACGTCGCCATGCCTCCCATGCGGCGCCTCCCGCTCCTCGCGGCATGGACCGCGATGGCCTGCGCGCCCCGCCCGCTCTTCGCCCGCCTCTGGGCCCGCTACCTGACGGAGGCCGCCGGATGGTCTTCCACGACGCGATAG